ATCGCCGTCTGCTGCTCGCGCAGGTTGGCCACCTGGGCCTGCACCCGCCGGTCGTGGGCTTCCAGCAGGGCGATCCGGTCACGGATCGTGTGGTCGCCGGCCCTGACCAGCTCGGCGAAGCGGAGCATCTCCGCGATCGGCATCCCGGTGTCTCGCAGACAGCGGATCGTGCCGAGCCAGCCGACGTCGTCCTGGGTGAACCTGCGCTGCCCGGCCGCGTTGCGGCTGACCCGCTCCAGCAACCCGATCCGCTCGTAGTAGCGCAGAGTGTCAAGGCTGAAGCCGGTCTCCTCGACCACCTGTCCCGGTGTGTACACGCTCACGTCTGCAGCATCCCACCTGGAGTCCACTCAAGGTCAAAGCGAGCCGGCCATCGGCCGGTGGCTGGCCGCCCGGGGCAACCGCGACCGGGTCGTGCTGAGCACCAAGTGCGGCGCCCGGCCGACGGTCCCCGGCGACCGGACGCTTGACTCCGCCGAAGGACTGTCAGCCGCCGCGATCGGGCAGGCCGCCGAGGGCAGCCTGCGGAGGCTGGGAACCGACCACATCGATGTGTACTGGGCCCACATCGAGGACCGGTCGGTCCCCCTGGAGGAGACTCTCGGCGCGTTCGCCGAGCTGGCCGGGGCGGGCAAGGTGCGCGAGATCGGGGCGAGCAACAAGGGAACCGGCCGCTCCCGGAGGGGGTGGGTCAGCTCTGCGGCAGATGGTCGGAGAGGTAGCGGCGGACCAGGTGTTTGCACTCGGCGATCAGCTCGGGGTCCCCGTCGGGCCGGGAGCGGAAGGCGAGCTTGAGCACGGCGTCGGCCGCCTCGACCGCGACGACCAGAGCCCGGTCCAGTGCCGGCCCGATCGGGGCGCCGAGCAGCTCGACGGTGATCGCGCGGAGCCGGTCGGCCACGATGACGTTGTTCTCCAGCGCGGCGTCGAGCATCCGCTCGGTCCCCTTGACCGCCGGGCCGCCCGGCGAGGTGAGCACCTCGCCGAAGTCGACGACGGCGAACCCCGGTGTGGTCCGTTTCATCGCGACGAACTCGTCGATCGACAGGTCCACCACCTCGGTCCAGTCCGAGAGTCGCAGGGCCGAGAGCCGGGCGGTGATGCGGCCGAGGAACGCCTCCAGGTTGCGCAGCGCCAGTGCCCGCACCAGCCCCTGCTTGTCGGGGAAGAACTGGTAGAAGGTGCCGATCGGCACCTCCGCACGCCGCGCGACCTCCTTGGTGGTCAGCGCCTCGTATCCCACCTCGTCCAGCAGCCGCGCGCACTCGTCCAGCATGCGCTGGACCCGCTCCAGGCTCCGCCGCTGGGCGGGGCGGCGGCGTAGCGTCCCCCCGGAAACGTTCGTCATCACTCCATCATCGCCTATGCGGCCCGCCGGGGATTAACATGAGTGATACTCACACCACTGGGAGGCCGCATGTTCCTCTGGGGTACGGCTACCGCGTCCTACCAGATCGAGGGAGCCGCCGCCGAGGACGGCCGGGGCGTCTCGACCTGGGACACCTTCACCCGCGAGCCCGGCCGGATCCGTGACGGGCACACCGGTGACGTGGCCTGCGACCACTACCACCGCTGGCCCGAGGACATCGCGCTGATGGCGGGGCTCGGAGCGACCTCCTACCGGTTCTCCATCGCCTGGCCCCGCGTCCAGCCCGACGGCAGGGGCCCGGTCAACCGGGCGGGCCTGGACTTCTACGACCGGCTGACGGACGCGTTATGCGAGCGGGGCATCGTCCCGGCGGCCACGCTGTTCCACTGGGACCTGCCCCAGCCCCTGGAGGACGAGGGCGGCTGGCTGAACCGCGAAACCTCCCACCGGTTCGCCGAGTACGCCGCCGTGGTGGCCGACCGGCTCGCCGACCGGATCCCCATGTGGATCACCTTGAACGAGCCTTTCGTGCACATGGTCTTCGGCTACGCCCTGGGCAACCACGCGCCCGGGAGGGCCCTGCTCCTGGACGCTCTCCCGGTCGCCCACCACCAACTGCTCGGGCACGGCCTGGCCGCGGCGGCCCTGCGCGAGCGGGGTGCGGAGAAGGTGCTGATCACCAACAACTGCACGCCCGTCTGGCCGGCCTCCGCCGACCCCGCCGACCTGGCCGCCGCCGACGCCTACGACACCCTGCACAACCGCCTGTTCAACGACCCTGTGCTTCTTGGGAAATACCCCGATTTATCTGCATACGGAGTGGGTCTCGACTGCGTCCGGGACGGCGACCTCGACCTGATCGGCACCCGCCTCGACGGCCTCGGGGTCAACTACTACAACCCCACCCGGATCGCCGCCCCCACCGGCGAGGGCCTCCCCTTCGCCGAGACGGGCATCACCGGCTACCCCACCACCGCCTTCGGCTGGCCGGTCGTCCCCGACGGCCTGCGCGAGCTCCTCACCGGGCTGAAGGCCCGGTACGGCGACGCCCTCCCACCCGTCTACGTCACCGAGAACGGCTGCTCCCAGCCCGACGTGCCGGGCCCGGACGGAGTGGTCGACGACCAGGAGCGCATCGCCTACCTCGACGGCCACATCAGGGCCGTCGAGCGAGCTCGGGCCGAGGGCGTGGACGTGCGCGGCTACTACGTCTGGTCCCTGCTGGACAACTTCGAGTGGGCCGAGGGCTACCACCAGCGCTTCGGCCTCGTCCATGTCGACTTCGCCACCGGAGAACGCACTCCCAAGGCCTCCTACCACTGGCTCGCGGAGCAGATCGCGGAGCGCGAGGGGACCCGGTAGGGCCTCAGCCGTTGAAGGTGTCGGGGTCCGGGCCGGTGCGGTCGCCCTCGTCCAGCCGGGCGATCGCCGCCATGTCGTCGTCGGTGAGGGCGAAGTCGAAGACGTCGATGTTCTCCCTGATCCGTGCCGGGGTGACCGACTTGGGGATCACGACGTTTCCGAGCTGGACGTGCCAGCGCAGGACGACCTGAGCGGGGGTCTTGCCGTACCGGCCGGCGATGCCGGTGATCAGCGGGTCCTTGAGCGCGGCCCCCTGGGCCAGCGGGCTCCACGCCTCGGTGACGATGCCGTGCCGAGCGTGGAAGCCGCGCAGCTCGGCCTGCTGCAGGCCCGGGTGGAGCTCGATCTGGTTGACCGCCGGGACGACGCCGCCCTCCTCGATGAGACGCGTCAGGTGGGCGGGCTGGAAGTTGGACACGCCGATGGCACGGACCCGGCCGTCGGTCAGGAGCTTCTCCATCGCCTTCCAGGTCTCGCCGTACAGGTCTCTCGCCGGTGTGGGCCAGTGGATGAGATACAGGTCGAGCTGGTCCAGGCCCAGCTTGGCGAGGCTCGCGTCGAAGGCGGACAGGGTGGAGTCGTAGCCCTGGTCGCTGTTCCACAGCTTGGTGGTGACGAACAGCTCCTCGCGGGGCAGGCCGGAGGCGGCCAGTGCCTGGCCCACTGCGCGTTCGTTGCCGTAGGCCGTGGCGGTGTCGACGCTCCGGTAACCGGCATCGAGCGCGGTGGTCACCGCCCGGGCGGTCTCCTCCTCGGGCACCTGGAACACGCCGAAGCCGAGCTGGGGCATCGAAACGCCGTTGTTAAGAGTGATCATCTGTAGCTTCCCCCCTTAGGTGGCGTCAGCAAATACACGTCTGTGCAATAGTTGCACACGCTCGACAATGCCCTATACGCCAGAGAGAGTGCCCAGACAGAGGAGGAGGTACCACGCAGCAGGACACTCGTACCGTCAAATATCTGGAAATTTCACTGCATGTGGCTCGGCCGTCCGGTGGCGGATATCGGCGACGAAGTCCGATCTAGGCCTGTTTTCTGTACGACATAGAGCTGTTCCAGTAAGCTCAGCGATCAACCGGTCCCGCTGGGGGCGTGGGCGTCGAGGCGTCCTGCGGGTTGCCGGTAAGGGGGGCAAGGTGCGTCAGTGCTGTTGCGCTTGCCTTGGGCGGCCGTGTGGAGGTGCACTGTGGCGGATCCTGACAAGTATCTGGCCGGAGACAGCAGCTGGCTGACGACGCCGTGGCCCGGGCTCGATCCCAAGAAGGACGAGATTGAGCACAACCCCACAAAGCTCAAGAACCTCGCGACGGATCTTCAGAACATGCTGACCCGCCTCCAGGGCACCGAGACCGGCTCCCTCAGTGACGCGAGCATGCGCACCACCGTCATGGCGCTGAGCACCGTGACCGAAGACTGGCCGGCGGGCAAGTTCCTCTTCGACGCCATGGAGAAGGGGAACAAGGAGTTCACGCACGTCTACCAGGAGATCATCAACAAGCTCGAGGCCGCCATCGTGCTGATCCAGGCCGGGGCGGGCATCTACGACGGCGCCAATATCGCCAACGGCGGCAAAGAGAACGTCTAAGCCCGCTGGAGGGGTGCTGGCATGGAGATTTCCAAGAAGACGCACTTCATCAAGACCGTCTGCGGCGACTTCAGCGTCAAGGGCGACCAGCCCGTGGCCAGGGTCAAGCAGATCATCGAGGGCCTGGACGGCCCCGCGATCGAGAAGGCCGGGAACGCCTATCTGGACGCGTGTTCCCTGCTGGCCGAGTGCCGGATCGCGGTCGAGAACGCCAGCAAGGCCATGGCCGACTGCTGGGGCGACAGAGCCTCGGTCGAGGCCCAGACCGCGCTGCGGTACATCCACTCGACGGTCCGCGAACTCTCGGACAAGGGCAACATGATGGGGCGCCCCCTGGAGTCGCTCGGCAAGGCCCTGCCCGCCTACAAGGAGACCGGCGAGGGCGGGTTCGCGCCCTCGTGGAGCGAGAACACCTACACCTTCAACGACGACTGGGACGACTTCTACGACACCAAGGACGGCGTGAAGTGGGGGTCGCAGAACGACCTCGCCAAGAAGCACCTCGAGGCGCTGAACGCGGAGGTCCAGAAGTGGCACAACTTGCTCCCCGACTCGCTGCGCAAGGAACTGCCGAAGATCGAGCCGCCGACCGCCCCCGACCCCCACTACAAGACGCCGCCCTACCCCACCGGCGACCACTACAGCAGGAGCACCCCCTACGGGGGGAACAACTATGCGGGTCCGGCCTCCCATACCGTAGGGAACGACTCCGATCCTTTCGGGGCGGGCAACCAGCCCGGGGACGGGAGTTCGGACCCCTCCGGGGGGCTGCCGTCCGGGCAGAAGTATCCGGACGGGACGCCGGGGGCTGACGGATCGGGTGCGGGCGGTGCCGCCCCCTCCGGCGGGGCGAACGATCCCTCCAACGGGACGGGCGACCCCTCCGGGGGCCTGACGGACCCCACGAAAGGCCTGACCGACCCCTCCGGCGGAGTGAACGACCCCACCAAGGGTCCCGGCGCCGACGACTCGCGGTCCACCAACCTCGCGGAGTACACGCAACCCACCGGGCCGGACAGCACGGCCAACCCGTATCAGAACACCTCCACCTCCAACCCCCACAAGGATCCGACCACCACCGTGACACCGACGACCTCCCCCACCACCACGGGCGGCGGTGGCACCAGCACAGGCGGCGGAGCGGGCGGAGCGGTCAATCCTGCCAGCGCGCGCGCCGCGGGCATGAACGGCATGAACGGCATGCCGATCGGCATGGGTGGCATGCCGAGCAGTGCGGGCCAGGAGAGTCAGGAGCAGGAGACCCAGACCTGGCTGCACCAGGACGATGACGTGTGGACCGGGGACCACACCGGCGTCGTCAGCCACACGATCGGATAGCGCACCGGATCCCACGGCTGTCCGATGGCTGCGTTGTGGGCCGCCTGCCTGCCCGCGCCGGTTCTCGTCGCGTCCGTCCCGCTGGTCCGGCGCATCGAGGCCGTCGCGCTGTCCGAGCTGCTCGAGATGCATGTCCGCGACCGTGCGGACCGGCTGTATCTGTGGGCGCCGGCGCGGACGTCGTGCTCATGGATGTCCGCATGCCGTACATGGACGGGCTCGTCGCGACCCGGGAGCTCCTCCAAGGGGAGGAACCCCTGATCTCAGATGTCCGTCAAACCGGATCAAGCCCAGCTACGCCTTGCACGTGATAAACCGCCACCCCCTATGAGGTCAGGCATCCCTCAGGAGGGAGCGCACCAGCTCAGTGATCTCTGCGGGAGCGGTCCTTGGCGTCCCTGCGTTGAACGGTGGCTGCGGCGCGTATTCCAACCCGAGCTGGATCGCCATGGCCATATCCTCGCCCGCCAGCAAGGATGCGAGGTAGAGCGCCATGTCGATGCCGGCCAGCACCCCGCCCGAGGTTATGATCTTGCCGTCTCTGACGAAGCGTTCGTTGACCGGCTGCGCCCCGAACTCCGCGAGTAACACGATCACCGCAGGTCAGGAGTCTGGCGGGTCAGAACATCGAGATGTGGACGTGGTCCATGTGGTTGGCGGTGTTGCCGCCCCGGTTGGACATCATCTTCCAGCCGGCGCCGGTCCGGACGTCGTAGTAGCGCTGCTGCCAGATGATGTACATGACCCCGATCCGAGGGCCGTTGGTGATCGCCCACTGGGCCAGGCGGTCGCCGCGCTCCTTGGCCTCGGTGGTCGGGAGCCGGCCTCCGCTGCTCATCATGAAGTCGCAGGCCCGGCCGCTGCCGTGGTCGCCCGGGTCGCCGGGGCGCAGGCAACCGTAGCTGTAGGGCATCGGGAAGGTCTGCAGCACCAGGTTGCGCATGGCGACCGTGCGGGCGGTCAGGCCGCCGCTGCCGGAGGGGGTCTGGAAACCGTACTTGGCCAGGAGCCCCTCGATCCGGACCCGGTCCTTCTTGAGCTTGGCGATGTCGTCCTTGAGGCTGACGACCTTCGCCTCGGCGGACTTCTCCGCGGCTTTGGCTTTCTTGATCAGTCCCTGGATCCGGTTGAGCTGGACGGCACGCTGGTTGGCCAGGTAGGACATGGTCGCCGCGTGGCTGAGGACGAGACCGGCGTCACCGTCGAAGCTCAGCAGGTTGGTGTCGTCCATGGAGCCGCTCATGTAGGAGGTCTGCGCGAAGCGGATGATGTCGGCCTCCGCGGTGGCCAGCGCCGCCTTCAGGCGCTTGGCGCTGGTGGCGGCCTTGCTGGCCTGGACCCGGGTCTCCTCCAGGCTCTGCACCTGGCCTCGGAAGTCCTTGTTGAGCTGGCTCGCCTCACGGGTGAGCTTGCGGAGCTCGGCCTCGGGATCGGGCTTGGCCGCGCGCTGGACGGCGGCTCCGGCCATGACCGGGGTCAGGAGCAGCAGGGCGAGCACGACGCCCAGCGTGGCCGAGCGAGTCGATCTCACGCTTCGCTCACCTCCGAGGCCCCCTCATGGACGGAGCGAAACTATAGAAGACGATCTTGACGACTGCCACCGAAACGGCGGAACTCGTGCACCTTTGATGAACTATCTACCAGTCTGTGAAGTCTTAGACAAATGCCGCGAACGGAATCGTCACGCGGTGCGTCCCTCTCTTGCCGCCATAGGCAGAACATGATTCGGTTTTAGCGGCGGCGGCCCTTGTGAAGCCCTTCTGCGAGTACGAGACTGTCCAAGCAAGCATTGGTTCACATACTCACTCCAGCTCCCCCACCAGGAGGCAACGCATCATGCGCCAGCACGACACGCTGTTCATCGGGGGCGACTGGGTGGCCCCCGCGGGCACCGGGACCATCGACGTCGTCTCGCCCCACACCGAGGAGGTCATCGGCCGCGTCCCCGACGGGACGCCCGCCGACATGGACCGCGCGGTGGCCGCCGCGCGCCAGGCGTTCGACCACGGCCCCTGGCCCCGGATGACGATGGCCGAGCGCGCCGCCGTCGTCGGCAGGCTCGCCGAGATCTACGCGGCCCGGCAGCCCGAGATGGCGGAGATCATCACGCTGGAGATGGGCTCCCCGATCACCTTCTCCCACATGGCCCAGACCCCTCAGCCACTCGGGATGCTGCAGTACTACGCCGAGCTCGGGAAGACGTTCCCCGTCGAGGAGGAGCGGCCGGGCACCTTCGGTCCGGTGACCGTCCGCCGTGAGCCGGTCGGCGTGGTCGCCGCCGTGGTCCCGTGGAACGTCCCCCAGTTCGTCATCATGATCAAGCTGGCTCCGGCCCTCGTCGCGGGCTGCACGGCCGTGGTGAAGCCCGCACCCGAGACCCCGCTCGACGCCTATCTCCTGGCCGAGATGGTCAAGGAGGCGGGCATCCCCGAGGGTGTCGTCAACATCGTCGCCGCGGGACGCGAGACCGGCGAGCACCTGGTCTCCCACCCCGGCGTGGACAAGGTCGCCTTCACCGGCTCCACCGCGGCCGGCCGCCGCATCGCCGCGATCTGCGGCGAGCAGCTCAAGCGGTGCACCCTGGAGCTCGGCGGCAAGTCGGCGGCGATCATCCTGGACGACTGCGACCTGCCCTCGGCGATGGGCTTCCTGTCGATCGCCTCGCTGATGAACAACGGCCAGGCGTGTGTCGCCCAGACCCGCATCCTGGCCTCGCGCAACCGCTACGACGAAGTCGTGGACGCGGTCGCGGGGATGGTCAGGGGCATGCCGGTCGGCGACCCCGCCGACCCGGCGACCGGCATCGGCCCGCTCGTCGCCAAACGGCAGCAGGAACGCGTCGAGGGCTACATCAAGATCGGCATCGACGAGGGCGCCAAGCCTGTCGTCGGAGGCCTGGAGCGCCCCCATGACCGGGGCTGGTACGTCGCCCCGACCGTCTTCGCGGGAGCCACCAACGAGATGCGCATCGCGCGTGAGGAGATCTTCGGCCCGGTCCTGACCGTGATCCCCTACGAGGACGAGGCCGACGCGGTCCGGATCGCCAACGACAGCGACTACGGCCTGCACGGGACGGTGTGGACCGCCGACACCGACCACGGCATGGACATCGCCCGTCAGGTGCGCACCGGCTCCTACGGCATCAATCTCCTGATGGTCGAGAACAGCTCCCCGTTCGGCGGCTTCAAGGGCAGCGGCCTCGGCCGCGAGCTCGGCCCCGAGGGGCTGTCGGCCTACCTGGAGTACAAGTCGATCGCCCGTCTGGGCTGAGGACCCTCCCGTCGTGCTTGTACGGCTCGGCCGAGCCGTACAAGCACGACGACGGACGGATGGCCCACCACGCCCCCGCGACGCTGGGCCACCGCCTGACTACTTGAAGTATGTCCCACGAACACCGCTACGCGATGGTTCGCGGCCCGTGGACTTCTCCCGGCGGATTTCATCCATCCGCTGTAGGTAGACGCCATTTATCCGCGATTAGTTCGCGAAATAACCTCAAGAGTTTGGTGGGCGATTTCCAGCTCCTCGTCCGTGGGGATCACCGCGACCTTCACGGCCGCGTCGCCGGTGGAGATCAGCCGGTCCCCGCGCCGGTTGCGCACCGGGTCCACGGCGATGCCCAGCGCCTCCAGTCCGGCCAGTGCGGTCTCCCTGACCAGCGACGAGTTCTCTCCCACACCTCCGGTGAACGCGATCACATCCACCGTGCCGAGCACGGCGTAGTAGGCGCCGATGTATTTGCGCAGCTGGTGGCAGTAGACCGAGAAGGCGAGCCGGGCGTCGGGGTCCCCGGCGGCCAGCCGCTTCTCCACCACGCGCATGTCGTTGTCTCCGCAGAGGCCCAGCATGCCGCCGCGCCGGTTGAGCAGCGTGTCGATCTCATCCAGCGACATCCCGCCCGTCCGCCCCAGATAGAGCACCACCGCCGGGTCCAGGTCGCCGCTACGGGTGCCCATGACGAGCCCCTCCAGCGGGGTCATGCCCATGGAGGTGTCCAGGCACCGCCCGGCCGACACGGCGGAGGCACTCGCCCCGTTGCCGAGGTGCAGCACGATCACGTTGCCCAGCGGCCTGCCCACGGCGAGCGCGGCCTCGCGGGAGACGTAGGCGTGCGAGGTGCCGTGGAAGCCGTAGCGGCGGATGCTCAGCCGCTCGGCCACCTGGCGGTCGATCGCGTAGGTCGCGGCGGCCGGGGAGATCGTGGAGTGGAAGGCGGTGTCGAAGACCGCCACCTGCGGCAGGTCGGGACGGAGCCGCCGGGCGATCTCGATGCCCGCCAGGTTGGCCGGGTTGTGCAGGGGCGCGAGCGGGACGAGCTCCTCGATCTTTTTGATCACCTCGTCGGTGATCAGCGTGGGCTCGGTGAAGGTCTTGCCGCCGTGCACCACCCGGTGCCCGATCGCGGTCAGCTCGGGAGAGTCGAGCCCGAAGCCCCTGTCGGCGAGCTCGGCCGCGACGGCCTTCAACGCCGCCCCGTGGTCGGCCACCGGGGAGCCGGCCTCGCCGATCCGCTCGACCATCCCGGACGCCAGCCGCTCGTCACCGGACAGGAGGCGGTATTTCACCGAAGACGATCCGCTGTTGAGCACCAGCACGCGACTCACCGCGCCTCACCCTCCGAACCTCCCGGACGCTCTGGTGGACGCCGTCCTCCGGCACCGCCCGTCGCTGACCGCCGGTTCATCGGGCGACCTCCTGGGCCTGGATGGCGGTGATGGCTACGGTGCTCACGATGTCGGTGACCAGCGCGCCCCGTGACAGGTCGTTGACCGGTTTGCGGAGCCCCTGCAGGACGGGCCCGATCGCCACGGCCCCGGCGGAGCGCTGCACGGCCTTGTAGGTGTTGTTACCGGTGTTGAGGTCCGGGAAGATCAGCACGGTCGCCCGGCCCGCGACCTTGGAGCCGGGCAGCTTGGCGGCGGCGACCCTGGCGTCCACCGCCGCGTCGTACTGGATGGGCCCCTCGACCAGCAGGTCCGGCGCCCGGTCCATGACCAGGGCGGTGGCGTCGCGGACCTTGTCCACGTCGGCGCCGCTGCCCGAGTGGCCGGTGGAGTACGACAGCATCGCGACCCGTGGTTCGATGCCGAACCGCTCCGCGGTGCGGGCGGAGGAGACGGCGATGTCGGCGAGCTGCTCGGCGTCGGGGTCGGGGTTGATCGCGCAGCCGCCGTAGACGAGCACCCGGTCGGCCAGGCACATGAAGAACACCGAGGAGACGATCGAGGTGCCCGGGACCGTCTTGATGACCTGGAACGCGGGCAGGATCGTCGCGGCGGTGGTGTGCGCGGCGCCGGAGACCATGCCGTGGACGGTCCCGCAGTGCAGCATCATCGTGCCGAAGAAGTTGGCGTCGGTGACCACGTCCCTGGCCCGTTCGATGGTCATGCCCTTGTGCTCCCGCAGCGCGAAGTACTTCCGGGCGAAGGTCTCGCGCAGCGGAGAGGTCAGCGGGTCGACGACGGTCACGCCGGACAGGTCGAGGCCGAGGTCGGCGATCCGCCGGCGGACCACCTCCTCCCTGCCCAGCACGGTGAGGTCCACGATGCCCCGCCGCAGGAGGATGTCGGCGGCCCGCAGGATCCGGTCCTCCTCGCCCTCCGGCAGCACGATGTGCCGCGGGGAGGAGCGCGCCCGCTCCAGCAGGGTGTGCTCGAACATCATCGGGGTGACCCGGTCGGAGCGGGCCAGCTCGATCCGGTCGGTCAGGCCGGCGGTGTCCACGTGCGCCTCGAAGTGGCCGAGGGCCGTCTCGGCCTTGCGCGGGTTGTCGGCGGTCAGCCGTCCCTCCAGCCCGCCCAGGGTGGTGGCCACGGTGAAGCTGTCCGAGGCTGCCGACAGCACCGGCATGCCGGGGGCCAGGCGGGCGGTGAGCGCCCTGACGGCCTCCGTGGGCTCCTCCCCCAGCGTCAGCACCACACCGGACGGCCGCGCCGTACCGGCCGCCTCGGCCGCCACCGAGACGAGCAGCAGGTCCGCCCGGTCGCCCGGAGTGATCACCAGGGCGCCGTCGGTCAGGTGTTCCAGGAACACCGGGAGCGTGGCCCCGCCGAACACGAATCCGAGCACGTCCCTGCGCAGCCCCTCCTCGTCCCCCTGGATCTGCTTGCCGTTCACGGACCGCATCACCTGGCCGACGGTCGGCGCCGACAGCACGGGGTTCTCGGGGATGACATACCAGGGCACCGGCAGGTCGAGCTCGACGGCCGTCCCCTGCGGCGCCCGGTTGGCGATCACCGCCAGCACCGTGCTGCCCAGGTCCGAGAAGACCTGGTGGCCGGTGCGCATCTCCATCGCGATCTCGGCGGCCTGCTCGCCGTACGCCCCCACCACCACGATCACCGGGGCGCCGAACTCGGCGGCCAGGCGGGCGTTGAAGGCCAGCTCGCGCGGGAGCTCGTCGGTGTCGAAGGAGCTGCCCAGCACGAGCAGCGCGTCACACTCCCGCTCCAGTGTGTGGAACCGGGCGACCAACTGGGCGACGAGCTCCTCGGCGCCCTGCCGCGCGTAGATCTCCGCGGCGTCCTCGGCCGTGACCCCGATCGCCGAGGCCGCCAGGCGGTATCGGGCGTTGAGCAGTTCGAGCGTGCGGTCGTCCCCGGCACCGGTGATCGGCCGGAACACCCCGACCCGGCCCGCGTGACGGGTGAGCAGCTCCGTCAGGCCGAGTTCGACGATCTGCCTGCCGTCCCCGCGCCCGAGACCCGCCACATAAACGCTGCGCATGCGCACCACCACCCCTTGTCTCGACACCTCCCTCGTCACCCCTGATCGCCGTGGGTAAACACTTCCTGGCGATCAGGAGGTCAGGAGTTGGCACTCACCCACCCCCCGATGCGGCGGATCAGCCCCGGTGTGGCCGCCGACTCCGCGTGGCCGTACCCGGGTTCGACCCACAGCTCCTTCGGCTCCCGGGCGGCCTCGTAGATCTGGTAGGCGTGGTCGAGCGGGAAGAAGCCGTCCGCGTCCCCGTGCACGACCAGCAGCGGTGTGGGCGCGATGTGCGCGGCCGCCTCGTAGGGCGCCGGCGGCACCGGATCCCACACGCCCTTCCTGATCCGCGTCCTCTTGCCCACCCGCGCGGCCCAGCGGCCCAGCGGCTGCTCGATAGCCCAGTGCACCTGGCGCATCGGCCGGGTCCCCCGGTAGTACCACCGTGCGGGCGCGCTGACCGCCACCACGGCGTCCGGCCCGCCCCGCAGACGGCCGTTCTCACCCGGCCCCCCGGCCTGCCCGTGCCATCCCGCGTGCCGTACGGCCAC
Above is a genomic segment from Streptosporangium album containing:
- a CDS encoding alpha/beta hydrolase is translated as MPLAPSFSAMFTTEDNVRIDAAHTPPRRAGDLGIVLAHGFTGSLRERSTRRITHVLSGFGGVISFDFRGHGRSAGESTVGDLEILDLDAAVQHARTIGYARVAVVGFSMGAAVAVRHAGWHGQAGGPGENGRLRGGPDAVVAVSAPARWYYRGTRPMRQVHWAIEQPLGRWAARVGKRTRIRKGVWDPVPPAPYEAAAHIAPTPLLVVHGDADGFFPLDHAYQIYEAAREPKELWVEPGYGHAESAATPGLIRRIGGWVSANS